A stretch of the Schistocerca serialis cubense isolate TAMUIC-IGC-003099 chromosome 2, iqSchSeri2.2, whole genome shotgun sequence genome encodes the following:
- the LOC126455787 gene encoding glycoprotein gp100-like, whose protein sequence is MTNQEHLYLNTLGIELLAEKLFTSICLLRTHTPSLIIARKTQITDWFKPKTTILLAEVDHSHQLEDILYTDAAGETIPPSTASPAAETNPPPTASMTATTTRLPAWETIPPSTASPAAETNPPPTASTTATTTRLPVWETIPPSTASPVADINPPPTASMKVTTTQL, encoded by the coding sequence ATGACAAACCAGGAGCACCTCTACTTAAATACATTAGGAATAGAACTTTTAGCAGAAAAGCTATTTACCAGTATCTGTCTCTTGAGGACACATACACCAAGCTTAATAATCGCCAGAAAAACACAAATTACCGATTGGTTTAAACCAAAAACTACAATCTTGTTAGCAGAAGTAGATCACTCTCACCAACTTGAAGATATATTATATACTGATGCAGCAGGAGAAACCATCCCACCTTCAACAGCCAGCCCAGCAGCAGAAACCAATCCACCACCAACAGCCAGTATGACAGCAACAACCACCCGACTCCCAGCATGGGAAACAATTCCACCATCAACAGCCAGCCCAGCAGCAGAAACCAATCCACCACCAACAGCCAGTACGACAGCAACAACCACCCGACTCCCAGTGTGGGAAACAATTCCACCATCAACAGCCAGCCCAGTAGCAGATATCAATCCACCACCAACAGCCAGTATGAAAGTAACAACCACTCAACTctga